The following proteins are co-located in the Tetrapisispora phaffii CBS 4417 chromosome 4, complete genome genome:
- the DDI1 gene encoding Ddi1p (similar to Saccharomyces cerevisiae DDI1 (YER143W); ancestral locus Anc_8.185), producing the protein MDLTVSNEITGNITGPLDVSDDMALGDFLALLEIDCGFDLKKHDLYHNMDILDKNKLATSLKELGLSRGDLLLIRNKIGNEPVTDVTELSDDEFIEQFRNELLHNEMLRNSIGARIPMFLEMINNPQLFKERLGPIILQRRYSSGMGGGNIAAQNTFGIPQEEYNRLMSNPEDPDNKKRITELTNQQDIDEQMRNALEYTPEVFTTVSMLYIDLEINGTAVKAFVDTGAQMTILSTKLAKKTGLDRLIDKRFTGEAHGVGVGKIHGRIHQAQIKIETQFIPCSFTVLDTPMDLLIGLDMLKRHQANVDLEKNVLRIAGVETKFLGEADIPKDFAPENSITMKEKPKEKKILKPSKKIITTINPQSSSNIGSVSTSAQPVTSAPKKYSDETIRQLTNLGFSRAEALKALDQTNGNVEFAASLLFQ; encoded by the coding sequence ATGGATTTAACTGTCTCTAATGAAATTACTGGTAATATTACGGGTCCATTAGATGTATCAGATGATATGGCTTTGGGGGACTTTTTGGCATTACTAGAGATTGATTGTGGATTTGATCTGAAGAAGCATGATTTGTATCATAATATGGACATattagataaaaataagttGGCTACTTCCCTAAAAGAGTTAGGTCTTTCTAGAGGTGATTTACTTCTAATTAGGAATAAGATTGGAAATGAGCCAGTGACTGATGTTACCGAACTATCTGATGATGAATTTATAGAACAGTTCAGAAATGAGTTATTACATAATGAGATGCTAAGAAATAGTATTGGTGCACGTATTCCAATGTTTTTGGAAATGATTAACAACCCACAATTATTCAAGGAACGTTTAGGTCCTATTATTTTACAAAGACGTTATTCTTCTGGTATGGGAGGTGGTAATATAGCTGCTCAAAATACATTTGGAATCCCTCAAGAAGAATACAACAGATTGATGAGCAATCCAGAAGACCctgataataaaaaaaggaTAACAGAATTAACTAATCAACAAGATATCGATGAACAAATGCGAAATGCATTAGAATACACTCCTGAAGTTTTCACTACAGTTAGTATGCTATACATAGATTTAGAGATTAATGGGACTGCAGTAAAAGCGTTTGTTGATACTGGTGCACAGATGACGATTCTATCAACCAAATTGGCCAAGAAGACTGGTTTGGATAgattaattgataaaagGTTTACTGGAGAAGCACACGGTGTAGGTGTTGGAAAAATTCATGGTAGAATCCATCAAGCCCAAATTAAAATAGAAACACAATTTATCCCTTGCTCATTTACCGTTCTTGATACTCCAATGGATCTATTAATTGGTTTAGATATGCTTAAGAGACATCAAGCTAATGTTGATCTAGAAAAGAATGTCTTGAGAATTGCAGGTGTCGAGACTAAATTCCTAGGTGAAGCTGATATTCCAAAAGATTTTGCGCCTGAGAATAGTATTACCATGAAGGAAAAACCAaaggaaaagaaaattttgaaaccttcaaagaaaataattacaaCCATTAATCCACAATCGTCGTCCAATATAGGAAGCGTTTCAACTAGTGCACAACCTGTTACTTCTGCTCCAAAAAAGTATTCAGATGAAACTATAAGacaattaacaaatttagGTTTCAGTAGAGCAGAAGCTCTTAAGGCTCTAGATCAAACAAATGGAAATGTTGAATTTGCTGCATCCTTATTATTCCAATAG